CGTGGTCGGCCGACCTCGCCGAGCACGCCGCGGGCGTCGAGATCCCCGAACGCGTGGTGGCGACGCGGCCGCTGCGCGTCCTGAAGGACACCTTCTCCGACGCCGTCCACCTGCGCAACGACATCTTCTCCTACCAGCGCGAGACCGAGTCCGAGGGCGAGGTCAACAACTCCGTCCTGGTGATGGAGCGGTTCCTGTCGGTCGCGCCGCAGGTCGCCGCCGACACCGTCAACGACCTGCTCACCTCGCGGCTGCGCCAGTTCGAGAACACCGCGGTGACCGAACTGCCGCACGTCTTCGAGGACCACGCCCTCGACCCGGTGGAGCGGGCGGGCGTCGCGGCCTACGTCAAGGCCCTCCAGGACTGGCAGTCCGGCGGCCACGAATGGCACCTGAGGTCCAGCCGGTACATGAACGACAGGTCGCTCGGCATGTCCGCCGCCCGCATCCCCGCCCTGCTGAAGTCGGCGCGGATCAGCGTCCCCCACGTCCCGTTCCAGAAGGTGGGTCCGACGCCGCTGCCCGCGTTCGACATCCCCTACCCGACCCGCGCGAACCCGCACCGCGAGCGGGCGGGGCGCAACCTGCTCGCCTGGGCGCGCGAGATGGGCATGTTCTCCCCCCATCCCCGGACGCCCGTCCCGGTGTGGAGCGCCGACCGGCTCACCGGGATGGTGCTGGAGGTCTGCGCCGCGTCCCTCGCCCCGGACGCCGATCCGGAGGCGCTCGACCTCGCCGTCCAGTGGTTGGCGTGCGGCACGTTCGGCGACGACTACTTCCCTGCCGTCTTCAACCGCGACCGCGACATGGCGGGCGCGAAGGCGTTCAACGCCCGCGTCCCCCGGTTCATGCCGCTGGACTGCGGCCGCACCCCGACCCCGGAGAACCCGTTCGAGACGTCGCTGGCGGACCTGTGGACCCGCACCGCCGGGCCCATGGACGACCGGGGCCGCCGCGAGTTCCGCGCGGCCGTCGAGCACATGGTCGAGAGCTGGGTGTGGGAACTGAGCAACCACCTCCAGTCGCGCGTCCCCGACCCCGTCGACTACGTCGAGATGCGCCGGCACACGTTCGGCTCCGAGCTGACGATGAGCCTGGCGCGCATCGGGCGCGCGGACGAGATCCCTCCGCACGTCTTCGAGACCCGCACCCTCCGCGAGCTCGAAACCTCCGCGATGGACGTCGCGTGCCTGCTCAACGACTGCTTCTCCTACCAGAAGGAGATCGAGTACGAGGGCGAGCTGAACAACGGCGTCCTCGCCGTCGAGAACTTCTTCGGCTGCGGCCGCGACGAGGCGCTGCCCATCGTCGCCGACCTCATCGCCTCGCGCCGCCGCCAGTTCGAGCACCTCGCCGGCGGCGAGCTCCCCTCCCTCTGCGACCGGCTCGACCTGGACGACGCCGCCCGGGCCGCGCTCTCCTCCTACGTCGAGGAACTGCGCGACTGGATGGCCGCCATCCTCAGGTGGCACCGCGAGACCGACCGCTACGACGAGCGCGAGCCCGTCTTCCGGCTTCCCACGCCCACCGGCCTGGGAATGTCGGCCTTCCACCTCTTCGCGCGCGCCGCCCGCTGAGCGGCGCCCCCCTCGGGTCGCCGCCCCGGTCCCCCGCACCGGGGCGGCGGCCCGAGGGGCACACCGGGACGCTGCGCGGAGTTGCCTCGCTGAGATGCTCTGCCGAAGTGTTCCGCTGAAATGCTCTGCGATGTGCGG
The sequence above is a segment of the Actinomadura coerulea genome. Coding sequences within it:
- a CDS encoding terpene synthase family protein, yielding MQPFELPDFYVPYPARLNPSLEGARRHTMAWAREMRMLDADRDPGTPDIWDERALEAMDYALLCAYTHPDCAAPELDLITDWYVWVFYFDDHFLEVFKKPQDQEGAESYLDRLPLFMSLDPPAPVNAVERGLADLWARTVPARSDAWRRRFSVSTLNLLRESLWELSNISTGRIPNPVEYIEMRRKVGGAPWSADLAEHAAGVEIPERVVATRPLRVLKDTFSDAVHLRNDIFSYQRETESEGEVNNSVLVMERFLSVAPQVAADTVNDLLTSRLRQFENTAVTELPHVFEDHALDPVERAGVAAYVKALQDWQSGGHEWHLRSSRYMNDRSLGMSAARIPALLKSARISVPHVPFQKVGPTPLPAFDIPYPTRANPHRERAGRNLLAWAREMGMFSPHPRTPVPVWSADRLTGMVLEVCAASLAPDADPEALDLAVQWLACGTFGDDYFPAVFNRDRDMAGAKAFNARVPRFMPLDCGRTPTPENPFETSLADLWTRTAGPMDDRGRREFRAAVEHMVESWVWELSNHLQSRVPDPVDYVEMRRHTFGSELTMSLARIGRADEIPPHVFETRTLRELETSAMDVACLLNDCFSYQKEIEYEGELNNGVLAVENFFGCGRDEALPIVADLIASRRRQFEHLAGGELPSLCDRLDLDDAARAALSSYVEELRDWMAAILRWHRETDRYDEREPVFRLPTPTGLGMSAFHLFARAAR